In a genomic window of Canis lupus familiaris isolate Mischka breed German Shepherd chromosome 28, alternate assembly UU_Cfam_GSD_1.0, whole genome shotgun sequence:
- the LOC102155135 gene encoding 60S ribosomal protein L30-like, whose translation MSLGNLFSEAGRWWPQRTKKSLELINSRLQLVMKSGKYVLGYKQTLKMIRHGKAKSVILANNCPALRKSEIEYYAMLAKTGVHHYSGNNIELGTACGKYYRVCTLAFIDPGNSDIIRSMPEHTGEK comes from the exons ATGAGTCTTGGGAACCTTTTCTCTGAG GCAGGAAGATGGTGGCCGCAAAGGACGAAAAAGTCACTGGAGTTGATCAACTCTAGGCTCCAACTGGTTATGAAAAGTGGAAAGTATGTGCTGGGGTACAAGCAGACCCTGAAAATGATCAGACACGGCAAAGCGAAATCGGTCATCCTGGCAAACAACTGCCCGGCTTTGAGGAAATCTGAAATAGAATACTACGCCATGTTGGCCAAAACTGGTGTCCATCACTACAGCGGCAATAATATTGAATTGGGCACAGCATGTGGTAAATACTACAGAGTATGTACACTGGCTTTCATTGATCCAGGTAATTCTGATATCATTAGAAGCATGCCAGAACATACTGGTGAAAAGTAA